Proteins from a single region of Platichthys flesus chromosome 16, fPlaFle2.1, whole genome shotgun sequence:
- the LOC133971375 gene encoding Golgi apparatus membrane protein TVP23 homolog B-like, whose amino-acid sequence MQRQDSQDAPLFGEDFDPSRPRASKIKHPLASFFHLFFRTSAILIYLLCDVISSRFIVSMVAIILLLSCDFWTVKNVSGRLLVGLRWWNQVDKDGGNHWVFESRKPNTSSSADSRIFWLGLIVFPIIWFIMVFSAIFSLKIKWLVIVIMAMILQWANLYGYIRCKVGGESSLRSMAKKYIGVQILKQAMKKGEGQ is encoded by the exons ATGCAGAGACAG GACTCCCAGGACGCGCCTCTGTTCGGGGAGGATTTCGACCCCAGCAGACCACGGGCGTCTAAAATCAA ACATCCTCTGGCTTCTTtcttccacctcttcttccGAACGAGTGCCATTTTGATCTACCTGCTGTGTGACGTCATCAGCAGTCGTTTCATCGTCTCCATGGTCGCCATCATTCTCCTGCTGTCATGTGACTTCTGGACTGTGAAG AACGTATCGGGCAGGTTGCTGGTCGGCCTTCGATGGTGGAATCAGGTGGATAAAGATGGAGGGAACCACTGGGTGTTTGAGTCGAGGAAG CCGAACACATCATCCAGTGCTGATTCACGGATCTTCTGGCTCGGACTTATCGTGTTCCCCATCATTTGGTTCATTATGGTGTTCAGCGCCATCTTCTCCTTAAAGATTAAGTGGCTG GTTATTGTGATAATGGCTATGATATTACAGTGGGCCAACTTGTATGGTTACATCAGATGCAAGGTGGGCGGAGAGTCCAGCCTGAGAAGCATGGCAAAGAAATACATTGGCGTCCAGATTTTAAAACAG gCAATGAAGAAAGGCGAGGGACAATAA